TACCGAATCGGTACTTGGTGCCTCAGAGCACGAATAAGAAAAGGAATATCAATAGTTACACCATTAGGTGAGGGACGACTACGGCCTAAAAAGACTTGAAGATAGATTTGACGGGGTGCTTGACATTGTGCCGCATAAGAAAAAGCCCGCAAGATGAACTTCTTACGGGCCTCAAAAAACTTCTTAGATATTTCTATGCGTCAACCATCATCTCGGCACATTCCATGGCAGCCTTAAAACTCTCCAATGAGGCCTTCCCGGTTCCAGTAATATCATAACCGGTTCCATGGTCCGGGGAAGTGCGAGGAAAAGGCAGGCCGAGAGTAATATTAACTGCCTCGCTGAAATGAAGAAGCTTAAGCGGGGCCAGACCCTGATCGTGATACATGGCCAGCACGGCGCTGTAATCACCCTGTGCTGCAAAATAAAAAACCGTATCTCCGGGAAACGGCCCTTCCACATCAAAGCCCATAGCCCGTGCTTCAGCAATGGCAGGTTCGATGACCTTGATCTCTTCATCACCGATACGGCCGGACTCCCCGGCATGGGGGTTCAATCCGCAAACTGCAATGGGCTTGCTAAGTCCCAGAGACTTTACCAGACCGTCAGTAAGCTCAATACAACGCAGAATCCGCTCTTTGGTAACCAGCCCCTGAATATCCACAAAACGGGGATGGGTAGTCACCAGACTGACCTTAAGCTTCGGCCCGCCCAGATGCATGCAGACATTTTCCCGCCCCACGCCTGAACGGGTCGCCAAAAATTCCGTATGGCCCGGAAAATCAAACCCGGCCAATTGCAGCATGGCCTTATTCAAAGGACAGGTGACCAAACCAGCAAGCACCTTCCTATTCAGAAGATCCATGGCAGTTTCCATGGCTTCCCCGGCGCAGCGTCCGCCTTCAGGATCAGCCACACCGACCTGCAACTCAAAATCGTCCAGAACTTCCGGGCAAAACAGATAGTATCCCGGCTTTGCGTCCACAATCTTCTCAGGGTCATCAAGCAATGTATAAAATTTTTCCAGACCCAACTTTTCCAAATGATACACCAAACCATTCTCAGGTCCGATCATCAAATAAGCACGGTCCGCTTTGCGCTCTGCCAAAAGACGGCAAGCCAACTCAGGTCCCAAGCCATTAGGGTCACCAAGTGTAATGCATATATTTTTCATAAGATCTCCTTAAAAGATGCCTCCGGCGGCTGGGGAAGGGGAACTTTTGGAAAAAGTTTCCCTTCCCCAGACCCCATCCCTTCAAAACTTTTCAATTTGCTTCGCATATGCTTCACAGTCCGACTTTCAAAAAAAAGGACCACAATATCTTTTAATATACTGCGGCCTTGATTTTTGTAACAATTTACTCACGAAGCGGCGAAGCCTCGATAAAAAGTTTTGGGATTCTTAAACCCTTTTCCCCAAAGGGTTTAAGGCCCCCGGCAGGGCCGCCGGAGGCATATTCCTACGCCTGCTCGGGGCGAAGTGCAATAGCTCCAAGCGGCGGCAGGGTCAGTTCCAAATAATAGGGAAACGCGCCTAGATCCCCGGCCTTACGGGCCTCGACCTTACCGACATTACCCATATTTGAACCGCCATAAATCTCAGCATCGGAATTAAATATTTCTTCCCATTTTCCGTCCTGCGGACAACCGAGACAATACCCGCTGCGCACCACCGGGGTAAAGTTGAATACCCAGAGTACCGGACTCTCCCCTTCGCTCTTACGCAGAAAACTTATGGTAGAAGATTTGTAGTCATTAAAATCTACCCACTCGAAACCGGACCAATCAGTATCGTGTTTGTACATAGCCGGGTTCTCATGCATGACCCGGTTAAGATCGATAACCGTGTTACGCAACCCCTGATGAGAAGGAAAACCGAGCAAAGTCCAGTCCAGCTCCTGACGGCAATTCCACTCATTCCATTGCCCGAACTCACAGCCCATAAAAAGCAGGTTCTTGCCCGGATGCGCCCATTGATAAGAAAAAAGCAACCGCAGATTAGCCATTTGCTGCCACATGTCGCCGGGCATCTTGGAAAGCAGCGCGCCTTTGCCATGCACAACTTCATCGTGGGAAAGGGGCAAGAAAAAATTCTCGCTGAAAGCATAGACCATAGAAAAGGTCAGTTTATTGTGGTGAAACGAACGGTGAATAGGACTCTTTTCTATATAATCAAGAGTGTCATTCATCCACCCCATGTTCCACTTGAAGGTAAATCCAAGCCCGCCAGTGTAGACCGGACGGGACACACCAGGCCATGACGTGGATTCCTCGGCAATCATCATGGCACCGGGGAATTGTTCGTGAACCACGGTGTTGAGCTTCTTGAGCAACTCAATGGCCTCGATATTCTCGTTGCCGCCATGCTCGTTGGGGATCCACTCTCCTTCGCGGCGGGAATAATCGAGATACAGCATGGAAGCCACAGCATCTATGCGCAGCCCGTCAATATGAAATTCTTTGAGCCAGTAGAGAGCGTTAGCCAGCAGAAAGTTGCAGACCTCATGCCGCCCGAAATTAAAAATATATGTTCCCCAGTCCGGATGTTCCCCTTTACGGGCATCGGCATGCTCGTAAAGAGCGGTGCCGTCAAAACGCCCCATTCCCCAATCATCCTTAGGAAAATGGCCCGGAACCCAATCAAGAATTACGCCTAATCCGGCCTGATGGCACTTATCGATGAAATAGCGCAAGTCATCGGGACTACCATGACGGGAGGTGGGCGAATAATAATGGGTAGTCTGATAGCCCCAAGATTCATCAAGGGGATGCTCGGCAATGGGCATCAGCTCGATGTGGGTGAAGCCCATATCCTTGACGTAAGGAATCAACTCTTTGGTCAGTTGGCGGTAGGAACGGTAATCCCACCCTTCCCTGCGCCATGAACCGAGATGAACCTCATAAACGGAAACAGGCTTATCCAGCGGCAGTCCGGTCTGGCGACGCTGAGCCATCCATTCTTCGTCCAGCCATTCATAATTATCAAGCCCCCAGGCAACGGCAGCGTGTCCGGGACGCATTTCTGTACGGAAAGCTAGAGGGTCAGTCTTGGTTACTTCATGCCCGTCACTCTGAACAACGTGATATTTGTACATCTGCCCGGGCTTAACACCGGGAATGAATCCGGCCCAGATGCCGGAAACGCCCACAGGCAGGAGCTTGTTGGCCCGGTTATCCCAGCCGTTGAAATCACCGGTAACAAAAATTTCACGGGCATTGGGCGCCCAGACCGCAAAACGGTAGCCCTCCTGCTCTTCCTGAAGGTCAAAATGCGCTCCGAGAATCCGGTATAAATCCCAATGTTCCCCTTTGCCGAACAAGAAAAGATCAAAAGGGGCAATGTAGACAGGTAAAGTTTCTGGCATCAGGGCTTAATCCTCTGGCTTGCTGCAATCGTCCATAAATTCAACAGCGGGTAAAATTTTTTAAACTTCTGAGAAACTGGAAGATTTCTATAGTCTGGCACCCAGCTCCCGATATAATTTAATGTACTCAGCAGCCGAACGGTCCCAGGTGAATTCCTTAAGCATAGCCCGCTTCACCATTTTCTCCCACTCTTCGCGGTCATGCCATGCATCTACCGCCTGAATCACCGCCTCGTAAAAAAGATCGGCATCCGTATCCGTTTTTTCAAAAGTAAATCCAGTGGCATCCGCTGCCGGATAAGGGGTGATGGTATCACGCAGGCCGCCCACAGCAGTGGCAACCGGAGGAGTACCAAACCGCAAGGCATAAATCTGGGTCAACCCGCATGGTTCATAGCGTGAAGGCATGAGAAAAATATCCGACCCGGCCTGAATTCCATGGGCCAGATCTTCGGTGTAACCCACCTGCACACAGAACTGACCGGGATACTCCTCCATGAATTCAAGCAACTGTGCTTCGTAACCGAGATCGCCCTCACCGAGCACAATCACACCTACATCTTTCTTCATCAGCCTCGGCAGGATGTCAATGAGCAGGTCAATGCCCTTCTGCCCCCGCAAACGACCGATGAAACCGAGCACCGGCTTATCTTCCAACTGGTCGGACATGTAAAAATCACGAAGCATGCTCCTCTTGCACTCCTGCTTGCCGCTGATGTCCTCAGCACTATAACAGCAGGGCAAAAACTTATCATTGCAGGGGTCCCAGATGGAATAATCGGCACCGTTCAGGATACCGTACAATTTATGGGTCTGGCTGTTCAAAAAGCCTTCCAATCCACAGCCGAATTCAGGTCCAAGAATTTCTTTCGCATAGGAAGGACTGACCGTGCTTACCGCATCACTATAAGCAATGCTGGCTTTAAGCATATTCAAGTCACCGTAGAACTCTGCTCCGTGCATGGACCATGCTTCAGCAGGCAGACCGGATTCATGAAAAAGCCTCTCCGAAAAACGACCCTGAAAAGCGAGGTTATGGATCGTGGTCACCGTCTTGGTATTCTTCCAGAATGAATCTGTTTCCCGCTCAAAATAAAGGTAAGGCGGCACCAGCGAGGACTGCCAGTCATGAGAGTGGATCACCGCCGGGGGCGACGGAAGCAAACGTGCCCATTTAAGCACGGCTTTGCAGAAAAAGATAAACCGCTCGCAATTATCAAAGTAGTCGCCGTAATGGGTATTGTAATAATGACGGCGGTCAAAAAATTCACCACGTGACACGAAATATACGGAAATCCCGTCATAATCAGTCTGGTAAATTTCGGCGGTAGTGGACGGCCATGGATAGCCCACATGCAGGTCGGAATAGACCAACCGCAACTTGTGACCATCAAGATTCATACGCCCATAAAATGGAGTTATTACTGCGGTTTTGACCCCCTTGGCATGGATGGCAGGCGGTAATGCCCCCATAACATCACCCAGCCCTCCGGTCTTGGAAAAGGGATACATTTCAGATGTAACATAAAGAACGTCGTGCACTGGTGAGACTCCCTTCAATTTTCAGCTTGTTATTCTTTACTGCCCACGGCTGCATGATCCTGCAAACGGATCAGCTTTGAAGAAAAATCGCTAAGAATGTCCCTATGATCGAAAACAAGATCAGGCAGGCTGTCCAGCTTGAAAAAACGAGCTCCTCCGGCATCATCCCCGGCCTGCAAAGCTGAAACATCGCTGGTCACCGCGCTGTAGGTAACGCTGATGGTGTGCTGGCGATCATCACGGCAGGGCATGGAATAGACCCCTACCAACCCGGTCAGGACCACCTCAAGCCCGGTTTCCTCTTTTGCCTCCCGCACGGCAGCATGTTCAAGAGTTTCCCCGTAATCGACAAACCCTCCGGGCAAAGCCCAGCCCAGAGGAGGATTGTTGCGTTCAATAAGAACAACTCCGAGGCTAGGATCATAAATAACAACATCAACAGTGGGGACGGGATTGCGGTAAAGTACAACATCTTCTCCGCAGTGAGGACACGGTTTTGAGCCGAGCATAAATAAACAGCCTTTCTTTGATCTACTACAAATATATTAACTTTTATACATGGGGAACAAATTACAATCGGTTCCTATAAATACCGCGAATGGATTTTCATTACAAGGAAATCCGAATTATTTTCTAAAAGTCCACCTTTGTAACATCTCCCGGTCAGGTTCAAAATATTTAACCGCCCTACGCACCAAAACCTGACTAGAGCAAAACCGTTACCCCAAGCCGTTTTATCCGCCTTTACGGCTCTCTATTTCAGGAATGCAATAGAATCTTTTTACCGTAACAATGAAAAAGGCCCCGTCGGTTAATTCCGACGGGGCCCGTTTCAGCATTTTTTTTCAGCAAAAGTCTGAAGGTAATATCTATCTAGCAACCCTTGTGCCAAAGTTGAAAGCAGCCCAATAAAGATAGATAACGCATTGTAATATCTCATCTTACTCAAGATAAACCACCCATCCCAAAAACAACAAATTAGTACAAGATTTTTTACCTGACAAATAAATACCGGATGAAACAAGCATCCGGGGTAAAATATTTTTTACCGGATTTACTACTTAGCACGAGCATAAAAAATTATTTTCCAAACTCGCCCCACCATAAACTCCAGCTCATTCATAATTCCGTTCGCAACAAATTTCCTTACAGAATGAAAAAGGCCCCGTCGGTTAGTTCCGACGGGGCCCGTTTCAGCATTTTTTTTCAGCAAAAGTCTGAAGGTAATATCTATCTAGCAACCCCTGTGCCAAAGCTGAAAACAGCCCAACAAACACACCTAACGCATTGTAACATCTCATCTTATTCAACAAAAGTAATTCATCCCCAAAACAGCAAATCAGTACAAGATTTTTTACCTGACAAATTAATACCGGATGAAACAAGCATCGGGGGTAAAATATTTTTTACCGGATTTGCTGCCCAGCACTAGCATATAAAATTATTTTCCAACCCGCCCCACCATAAACTCCAGCTCATTCATAATTCCGTTCGCAACAAATTTCCTTACAAAATGAAAAAGGCCCCGTCGGTTAGTTCCGACGGGGCCCGTTTCAGCATTTTTTTTCAGCAAAAGTCTGAAGGTAATATCTATATAGCAACCCCTGTGCCAAAACCACAAGCAGCCCAAAAAACCAACCTAACACATTGCAATACCTAACTTTACCCAAAAGGAACTACCCACTCCCAAAACAGCAAATTAGTACAAGATTTTTTACCTGATAAATAAATACCGGATGAAACAAGCATCAAGGGTTAAATATTTTTTACCGCTAAAACAAAAAGACCTGCTCTAATAAAAGAACAGGTCTTAAAATTATATTTCAAAATAAAATCTAATCAACTAGCTCAAATCCGGCGCGAATCAACTGCTCACGAGTAACCACCCCGTCACGGAAAATCTTCAAACGGTTGCCCTTGAGCGGCTCAACAACAGTTGAAGGCTCTCCGCCTTTCGGACCGGGGTCAGGGTTGTAGATCCCCTCCACCATCATGGTCAGCTCTTCATCCAGCTCAGCGGCAATACCGGTTCCCGGCTTACCACTCATATTGGCACTGGTGGCTACAAGCGGAGTGTGGGCTTTAAGGCACAACTCGGCAGCACATGTATGCTCAGTCCAACGCACGGAAGTATAGCCCCTAGAATCCTTAACAGCAGAAGGAAGCTCTTCCCGCCCTTTAACCAAAATGGAAAGCGGTCCGGGCCAAAACTCATTGGTAAGTTTAAGCAATTCGGGGGAAACAGATTCAGTAACAAGGTCAAGCTGGTCAATACTGCCGATAATAAGAGGTAAAGGCTTGGACACCGGACGCCCCTTAATACGGGCAACACGATTCGCAGCCCTTTCATCCATGGCATCCGCACCAATGGCAAAAAGGGTTTCCGTGGGATAAATCAATACTCCGCCGGTCCTTATTATA
This sequence is a window from Marinifilum sp. JC120. Protein-coding genes within it:
- the pdxA gene encoding 4-hydroxythreonine-4-phosphate dehydrogenase PdxA: MKNICITLGDPNGLGPELACRLLAERKADRAYLMIGPENGLVYHLEKLGLEKFYTLLDDPEKIVDAKPGYYLFCPEVLDDFELQVGVADPEGGRCAGEAMETAMDLLNRKVLAGLVTCPLNKAMLQLAGFDFPGHTEFLATRSGVGRENVCMHLGGPKLKVSLVTTHPRFVDIQGLVTKERILRCIELTDGLVKSLGLSKPIAVCGLNPHAGESGRIGDEEIKVIEPAIAEARAMGFDVEGPFPGDTVFYFAAQGDYSAVLAMYHDQGLAPLKLLHFSEAVNITLGLPFPRTSPDHGTGYDITGTGKASLESFKAAMECAEMMVDA
- the glgB gene encoding 1,4-alpha-glucan branching protein GlgB, whose amino-acid sequence is MPETLPVYIAPFDLFLFGKGEHWDLYRILGAHFDLQEEQEGYRFAVWAPNAREIFVTGDFNGWDNRANKLLPVGVSGIWAGFIPGVKPGQMYKYHVVQSDGHEVTKTDPLAFRTEMRPGHAAVAWGLDNYEWLDEEWMAQRRQTGLPLDKPVSVYEVHLGSWRREGWDYRSYRQLTKELIPYVKDMGFTHIELMPIAEHPLDESWGYQTTHYYSPTSRHGSPDDLRYFIDKCHQAGLGVILDWVPGHFPKDDWGMGRFDGTALYEHADARKGEHPDWGTYIFNFGRHEVCNFLLANALYWLKEFHIDGLRIDAVASMLYLDYSRREGEWIPNEHGGNENIEAIELLKKLNTVVHEQFPGAMMIAEESTSWPGVSRPVYTGGLGFTFKWNMGWMNDTLDYIEKSPIHRSFHHNKLTFSMVYAFSENFFLPLSHDEVVHGKGALLSKMPGDMWQQMANLRLLFSYQWAHPGKNLLFMGCEFGQWNEWNCRQELDWTLLGFPSHQGLRNTVIDLNRVMHENPAMYKHDTDWSGFEWVDFNDYKSSTISFLRKSEGESPVLWVFNFTPVVRSGYCLGCPQDGKWEEIFNSDAEIYGGSNMGNVGKVEARKAGDLGAFPYYLELTLPPLGAIALRPEQA
- the glgA gene encoding glycogen synthase GlgA, which translates into the protein MHDVLYVTSEMYPFSKTGGLGDVMGALPPAIHAKGVKTAVITPFYGRMNLDGHKLRLVYSDLHVGYPWPSTTAEIYQTDYDGISVYFVSRGEFFDRRHYYNTHYGDYFDNCERFIFFCKAVLKWARLLPSPPAVIHSHDWQSSLVPPYLYFERETDSFWKNTKTVTTIHNLAFQGRFSERLFHESGLPAEAWSMHGAEFYGDLNMLKASIAYSDAVSTVSPSYAKEILGPEFGCGLEGFLNSQTHKLYGILNGADYSIWDPCNDKFLPCCYSAEDISGKQECKRSMLRDFYMSDQLEDKPVLGFIGRLRGQKGIDLLIDILPRLMKKDVGVIVLGEGDLGYEAQLLEFMEEYPGQFCVQVGYTEDLAHGIQAGSDIFLMPSRYEPCGLTQIYALRFGTPPVATAVGGLRDTITPYPAADATGFTFEKTDTDADLFYEAVIQAVDAWHDREEWEKMVKRAMLKEFTWDRSAAEYIKLYRELGARL
- a CDS encoding NUDIX hydrolase, producing the protein MLGSKPCPHCGEDVVLYRNPVPTVDVVIYDPSLGVVLIERNNPPLGWALPGGFVDYGETLEHAAVREAKEETGLEVVLTGLVGVYSMPCRDDRQHTISVTYSAVTSDVSALQAGDDAGGARFFKLDSLPDLVFDHRDILSDFSSKLIRLQDHAAVGSKE
- a CDS encoding threonylcarbamoyl-AMP synthase, producing MSEQEAVNIIRTGGVLIYPTETLFAIGADAMDERAANRVARIKGRPVSKPLPLIIGSIDQLDLVTESVSPELLKLTNEFWPGPLSILVKGREELPSAVKDSRGYTSVRWTEHTCAAELCLKAHTPLVATSANMSGKPGTGIAAELDEELTMMVEGIYNPDPGPKGGEPSTVVEPLKGNRLKIFRDGVVTREQLIRAGFELVD